GACTCCCTCGATCGCCGAGTATTGGCACATGGGCGGCACGGCGATGCGGTTACGCAGCGTCACGTCCTTCAAACTGAAGGGTTGGAACAGAGCGGACATGGTGACTCCCGGGTCAAGTGGTCGAGAACTCCGGACAGTCTCTCACGCTTCGCACATTCTCAAGCGCTCGACCCGAGGCGCTTCTCGATGAAGCGATATTGGACGGAGCACTCGCCCGCACTCCCGGCGCCGAAACCAAGTGCGCGATAGAGCGCCTCGGCACGTGGATTGTCCTCTCGCACCTCGAGCGTGAGCTTGCAGCAACCGCGACGCCTCGCCTCCGCCTCGATCGCCGCCAGCAGCGCGGTGGCGATACCCCGGCCTCGATGGCTCGGGAGTACGGCCAGATCGTGGATGTTGAGCAGCGGCCGGGCGCGGAAGGTCGAGAAACCCTGGAAGCAGATCGCCAGCCCGACAGCGTCTTCGCCGTCGCGGGCCAAAAGCACCAGATGATCCTGCACGCGCCGCAGGGCCGGCACCAGCCGTTGTGTGACGTCCTCCGGCAGGGACTCGCCGGCACCCATGGCGTCCCGGGCGTAGGCGTTCAGCAGGGTCACGACGGCGTGCGCGTCGTCGGATCGATCGAGATCGGCCGGCCGGATCGAACCTGAGAACCGCTGTTGATGCATCCTGATTCCCCTGTATCGCATCGGTGTCGACGTTGACTCAAACAGCCTGCCCTGCTCCGCGACGCTCGCCTATAATCGCCCGACCCCGGCGAACGCAACAGCCGGGACACCAACCAAATCCGCGACCCCGACGGCGCGGCGGGTGACCGACGACAATGGAGAAGAGTATCCGTGGCATCGATCGAGCGCGTCATGCGGTTGCGGAGCGAGCTGGAAGCGCGCTTGTTGTGGATCTCGTTGGGCGCAACCCTCGTGATCGCCGGGCTCGGCATCCTCTTCGGTCTCTTGGCCCGGTCGACCGCCATTCTCTTCGACGGAGTCTTCTCGTTCGTCGATGTCGCCGTCACCTGGTTGACCCTTGTCGTTGCGCGGTTGGTCGCCAGCCAAGGCGATCGCCGCTTCCAGTACGGCTTCTGGCATCTCGAGCCGATGGTCATCGCCTTGAAGGCATCGGTGCTCATCGTCTTGGTCGCCTACGCCTTCCTGAGTGCGGTGAACAGCATCCTCAAGGGCGGCTACGAGCCCGAATTCGGCACCGCGCTCCTGTACGCCGGTGCGGTCGCACTCATCTGCTACGGGATGTGGTGGTGGATGGGCCGCCAAGCCGAGCGGATCGACTCGGGGCTCGTGCGCTTGGATGTGAAGGCATGGCTGATGTCGGCCCTGATCACCACCGCGCTCTTGATTGCCTTCGGCGCGGCGCTGGCGATGAAAGGCACCGACGTGGAGGGTTTCATCCGCTACGTCGACCCCGTCGTGTTGGCCATCGTCGCACTCTTTCTCCTGCCATTGCCCTTCCGCGAAGCGCGCGAGTCATTCGGCGAGATCCTGATGATCAGCCCGCCCGACATGGATGCACACGTCCGTTCGGTCATGACGGATTTCGTCGCCCGTCACGGCTTTTCGGACTATCGCAGCTATCTCTCCAAGGCCGGCCGCGCCCGATTTATCGAGATCTCCGTCCTGGTCCCGCCCGACCTCAGTCTACCCGTGGCCCAGATCGACGCCCTGCGCGCCGAAATCGGCACCGCCATCGGCAGTGCCGGACCCGACCGATGGCTCACCATCGTCTTCACCGCCGACCCCGTCCACCTCTGACCCACCCCCAAAACCCCAACCAAAACGTAGGATGGGTAGAGCAAAGCGAAACCCATCCTCCCCGCCCCATCGTCTCAATTCCGGCCCGGTAGAGCAAAGCGAAACCCATCCTCCCCGCCCCATCGTCTCAATTCCGACCGGGCAGAGCGCAGCGAACCCCATTCTCTCCCGCATCACCCCCAACCGAAGCTCGCACACGCACCCCGACCCCATGAACCACCCCGCTCACCCAACCTCCGAACCATCACTCACAGACGAGCAGCACAGCAGCCAATAGCTCCCGCCCGCCGCCAAACCGCAGATCGCCATACCGAAGAGCATCGGCCTCGCATCCCCCGTATGCAGCAGGCTGACCAGCGATCCCATCACAGCACCGAGCCCGAAGCGCGACGCCCCGGAGAAGGCCGATGCCGTGCCCGCCATCCGTGCGAAGTGCGCCATAAACCCCGCCATGGAGTTGCCGAGCACCACCCCCGCCATCCCGAGATAGAGCAAGGTCGCGCCGACGATGGCCCACAGCGGCGGCGTCCCCCAGATGGCCAGCCCCAGCAGAATCAGCGCCGACACGACCTGCACTCCGAGACCCAAACGCAGCAGACGCTCCGCCCCCAACCGGACGACCAACCGGGCATTCTGGCCGGTCACCACCATCGCCAGGGCCACGTTCGCCCCGAAGAAGACCCCGAACCAACCTACCGGCACCCCGTGCAGCTCGATATAGACGAAGGGCGAGGTCACGATATAGGTCATCATGCCGCCGAAAGAGAAGGCCCCGGTCAGCAGATACCCCAGGCCGACCCGATGTCGAAGCAAGGTCAGATAATTGCGTAAGACCCGAGCCAGCTCGGGCGGGTGGCGATCCGCGTGCAGAAGGGTCTCCGGGATCAGCCGAAAGAAGAGCCCGCTCGCCGTCAAGCCCAGAAACAAGAGCGCGCCGAAGACCCAGTGCCACTCCAGATAGGACACGATGGCCCCGCCGATGGACGGTGCCAGCAGGGGTGCGAGCGCCGTTGTCAGCATCACCAGACTCATCACCCGCGCATAGTGATCGCGCTCGAAGAGATCCCGCACCAAGGCCGGCACCGTCACCGCCACCGCCGCGCCGCCAAGCCCCTGAACGGCGCGCCCCAACAGCAGTGTCTCCATCCGCTCGGACAAGACACACATCAGCGCCCCCACGCAAAAGAGCGCCAACCCACCACCGATGGTCGCCCGCCGTCCGAGCACGTCCGAGGCCGGTCCCAAAACCAATTGGGCCAGAGCAAAGACGCCCAGATACGCGGTCACGCTCAGCTGAGCCAGCTCGATCGTCGAGTCCAAGTCCTGCGCGATCGCGGGCAGGCTCGGCAGATACATGTCGATGGCAAAGGGCGTCAGGCCGGAGAGCAGACCAAGTGTGAGGAGCGTCGAGAGGCGAATCTGCATGGGCCCTCCGGGCCGCGCTGGGCCCGCAGGCCGCAGAGAAGAGGAAAAGTGGTTAAACCGCGCCCGGTGCGGTATGCGTAATTTGTTGGAATGGCTTAGCTGCGACAGCTTCAATGACTGTCGGAGCTGGCGCGGTTTAAAAAACGCTGCGTACGAACAGGCGAAACGCGATGCCTAACAAATGGGATCGTACGAGCAGAGCGAGCCACGGCCGGCTCCTTTTTCCCGCGGATCTCGTGCGGGTTTGATGAATGGAATTTTACGGCAATCTGCCGTACCTTAAGACAAAGAAGAACCTTCTATGCCATCAGCTACTTCGACCGCTCGCCTAGAGGCCCGAATCAGCACCGAGCTGCACGCCTTGCTCAAGCGTGCCGCGGAGATCCAGGGTCGCACCATGACCGACTTCGTGGTCTCGGCCGTCCAGGAGGCCGCCCAGCGCGCCATCGAGCAAGCCGAAGTCATCCGGCTGTCTCAGGCCGACTCGCAACGCTTTGCGGAGGCCCTATTGTCGCCGCCCCGGCCAACCCCTGCCTTGGAGCGTGCCTTTGAGCGCCGCCGTAGGCTGGTGGCCGAGTGAGCGGCGCGCCATTTCGCATCGTACCGCTTGAAACCGCGCATGACCGCACGACCTTTGAAAGCGGCTCTGCACCGCTGGACGGCTACTTCCGCCACCAGGTCACGCAGGATATTCGCCGCAGGGTGACCGCCTGCTTCGTCGCCGTTACCCATGAGACGCGCATAGCGGGGTACTACACCCTGGCCTCGGCGAGCATCCTGCTTGCCGACCTCCCGGCCGCCGCCAAAAAACTGCCGCGTTACCCCTCCGTGCCGGCCGTTCGCATGGGGCGTTTAGCGGTTCATCGGAGCTTCCACGGGCAGGGTCTCGGCGGCGTGCTTCTGGCCGACGCGCTCGAACGTACCGCCCGCTCGGAAATTGCCGCGTTCAGTCTAGTGGAGGACGCGAAGGACGAATCGGCGGCGGCCTTCTACCGCCCTCGTCCTCGGCGGCCGCAAGCAGCAAGGCATTCCCGCCCGAGGCGGTGGTGTCGCGGGACAGGGTCTTCTCGGTCAAGAATCGGCGCATCCAACCAGGGCTGCCGGCCGGCGGGATGCCGATGCCGGCGCCGACGTCGGCCCAGAGAATCAAGGGACGGATCGGTCCCTCGCTGCGGGCGAGTGCGGCGTCGAGCCGGGCGGCAAGGGCATCCGTCCCGTGAAACGCAAGCCCGTCCAGACGCGGGTCAGCGGCGAGGTCATCCAGGTCCGCATCCGTTCCCGGCGGGATCAGGGCAAACAACGCGATCGGCGCCCCGGCGTCGATGAAATGCTGCGCGGTCCGATCGGCATCCGATCCGACGGCGATGACGCGATTGCCGGTGACCAGGGCTGCGCCGATCTGAACGGCGAGCACGGCCGGATCCTCGGCGACGCAGGCGATCCGCCCGCGCGGTTCGAGAAGGAGCTGGTTCTCCTCGCCCGTCGGGCCCGCGAGTGTCAGCGGGGCGGCAAGCATGGCACGCGCCCGGGCCGCGAGGGCGATGAGGGCCGGGCCGGCCGCACTTTCGACCCGCGTTGCCACCCGATCGAGAATCGTCGCACGCGTCTTGAGATCCGGCGGCAGGGCATCATCGGCTCGGCGCAAGGCTTCCTCCAGATCCCGGCGCGACAGACCCGTCAGCGGACCCGTCGGCGCCCGGGGCCCAGGGGTGCCGGCCTCCTGCAGGCGATCCGTTCGGCCGACCTCGGTGCCGCCCCGGCTCACATCGCCCAAGACGCAGGCGGCGGGTCTGGCGGCGACCAATCGCTCCAGATAATAGGGTCCACCCGCCTTGGGTCCGGTGCCCGAGAGCCCGCGCCCGCCGAAGGGCTGGATGCCGACCAGGGCGCCGATCTGGTTGCGATTGATATAGATGTTGCCGATTCGGGCGCGCGCCGCGATCCGGCGCCAGGTCGCGTCGATACGGGTATGCACACCGAGTGTGAGCCCGTAGCCCTTGGCATTGATGCTGTCGACTACCGCATCGAGCGCATCCGGGGCGAAGCGCACCACATGCAGGAGCGGCCCGAAGACCTCGCGCTCAAGCTGGCCGGCATGCTCCAGCTCGTAGGCCGCGGGGGCGACGAACCAGCCCTGTTCGGTCCCGGGGCCAGGCGCGACGCGTTGGATGAGTCGAGCCTCGCGCTCCATCCGTTGCGCGTGCGCCTCCAGCATCGCCGCCGCCGCGCCGTCGATCACCGGGCCGACGTCGGTGTCGAGCAGGCCCGGATCGCCCAGTCTGAGCTCGTCCATCGCCCCGGCGAGCATGTCGAGCGTGTGCTCGGCGATGTCCTCTTGGAGAAAGAGCAAACGCAGGGCCGAGCAACGCTGGCCCGCGCTGCGGAAGGCACCGGCCAGGACGTCGCGAATGACTTGCTCCGTCAGGGCGGTGCTGTCGACAATCATGGCGTTGATCCCGCCGGTCTCGGCGATCAGCACGCGGCGGCGGTCGGACTGGCCAGCGAGCTGCCGATTGATGGAATGCGCGACCTCGGTCGATCCGGTGAAGCAGACCCCGGCGATCCTCGGGTCGGCGACCAGCGCCGCCCCGACGCGGGCCCCCTCCCCCGGCAAGAGATGCAGGACGGCACCCGGCACACCGGCCCTATGCAGAAGCCTGACCGCACGCGCGGCGATCAACGGGGTCTGCTCGGCGGGTTTGGCCAGAACCGCGTTGCCCGCCACCAGGGCCGCACTCACCTGCCCGATGAAAATGGCGAGCGGGAAGTTCCAGGGGCTGATGCAGACAAAGACGCCGCCCTCGACTCTCGCGGCACGCCCGGACATCGATCCCTGCAACGCCGGCTCGGGACCGCCTCCGGCCCGCGCCCGGGCGGCGTAGTAACGACAGAAGTCGACCGCCTCGCGCACCTCGGCGAGGGCATCGGGCAGGGTCTTGCCGGCCTCGCGCACCGCCAGCGCCATGAAGGCAGGCAGATCGGCCTCCAGTGCGTCGGCCGCGCGTTCGAGACAGGTGGCGCGCTCCTCGAGGTCACGCGCCGCCCACGCGGGCGCGGCCTTCGCGGCAAGGTCGAGCGCCCGCTCGATCTCGGCCGGGTCGGCTTCGCGTACCCCGCCGATCTCGCGTGTGCGATCGGCGGGCGAGACCACCGGCCGCAATCCCGCCTCCGCAATCGTGCCGTCGATGATCGGGGCCGCGGTCCAGGGTCCGTCCGCGGCGCACATGGCATCGCGCAACAGCATCAGCTCGCCCGGCGAGGCGAGATCCAGACCTCGCGCGATCGTCCGCTCGGGCAGCAGGATCGCCCGAGGTAGCGGGATCCGCGGGTGCGGCTGGCCGGCGTGCGTGCGCATCTGCGCAACGGGGTCCCGCACGATCGCCTCGATCGGCAGGCGCTCGTCGCGAAGACGATTGACGAAAGAGCTGTTGGCCCCGTTCTCCAGCAGCCGGCGCACCAGATAGGGCAGGAGATCCTCATGGCGCCCGACCGGGGCATAGATGCGGCAACCGACCCCGAGATCACCGTCCTCGACGACCCTTTGATAGAGCGCCTCGCCCATGCCGTGCAGACGCTGAAACTCGAAACCGCGGGTCCTCCCGGCCAACTCGAGCACGGCCGCGATCGTGTGGGCGTTGTGGGTCGCGAACTGCGGGTAGAGCCGATCCGCGCGCGCGAGCAGCCGACGCGCGCAGGCGAGATAGGACACATCGGTGGCGGCCTTGCGGGTGAAGACCGGATAGCCCGACTGGCCACCCTCCTGCGCCCGCTTGATCTCGGTGTCCCAATAGGCACCCTTCACCAGTCGGACCATCAGTCGGCGCCGATGCCGTCCCGCAAGCGCGCCGAGCCAGTCAATCACCGCCGGGGCGCGCTTCTGATACGCCTGGACCGCGACCCCGAGGCCCCGCCAATCGCCGAGCGCGGGATCGCCCGCCAGGGCGGCGACGAGATCCAGCGAGAGATCGAGCCGATCGGCCTCCTCCGCGTCGATCGTCAGGCCGATGTCGAGCTCGGCCGCAGCCTGCGCCAATGCGAGCAGGCGCGGGAGAAGCTCGGCCATCACGCGCCCTCGCTGGGCGGCTTCGTAGCGCGGGTGCAGCGCCGAGAGCTTGACCGAGATCCCCGGTCCGGCCACCGGTCCGCGCCCTTTGGCGGCGGTGCCGATCGTGCGGATCGCGTCTCGGTAGGTCCCGAAGTAGCGCTCGGCATCCGCGGCGGTGCAGGCGGCCTCGCCGAGCATGTCGTAGGAATAGGTGTAGCCCTTGGCCTCGCCCGTCCGCGCCCGATCCAATGCCTCGTCGATGCTGGAGCCCATCACGAACTGCAGCGCCAAGTTCCGCATCGCTTGAGCAAGCGCCTCGCGCACCACCGGCTCGCCGAGCCGACCCACCAGTCGGCCGATCAAGGTCCCCGCGCTGTCGTCTTGCGTGCGACCGAGTTTCACCACACGCCCCGTCAGCATCAAGGCAAGCGTCGAGGCATTCACCAAGAGCGACTGCGACTGGCCGAGGTGGCGGTCCCAGTCGGCCGGGGCCAGCTTGTCCAGGATCAGGCGGTCCCGCGTGCCGGTGTCCGGGATGCGCAGAAGGGCCTCGGCGATACACATCAGCGTCACGCCTTCCGGCGTGGAGAGGCCGTACTCCTGAAGAAAGGCGTCGAGCCCGCCGAGCCGCCCGCCGCTCAGACGAACCGACTCCACGAGCCGACGGGCCGTCGTGTCGATCCGCTCCAAGGCGTCGGCAGCGAGGTCCAGATCCGCGAGACACGCCCGAACACAAGCCGCCTCGTCGGCGCGAGTCAGGGCGTCGATGGCCGCACGCACTGGAAGGCGGGCCGGATCCAAGGCGAACGCTTATCCCAAGACGCGCGGGGCACCCTCGATGGATGCGGCCGACGGACCCTCGGCCACCTGCACGTGACGGGAGTCCGGCAAATCACGCGCGGCGGCCGCGCTCGCCACAGCCAGGGTGGTCATGTTCAGGGTGCGTCGCACGGTGGCGGCGGGGGTAAGGATGCAGGCCGTCGCGGCCGCCCCCATCAGGATCGGACCCACGGTCACACCGCCGCTGGTGGTGGTCTTGAGCACGGTGTAGAGGATGTTGGCGGCATCGAGGTTCGGGCAGATCAGCAGGTTTGCCGAGCCGCCGAGGGTGGTCTCGGCCAGGTATCGGCTGCGGATGTCTTCTTCCAGCGCGGCATCGCCGTGCAATTCCCCGTCGCATTCGATCTCGGGGTGGCTGGCCACGAAGAGGTCACGCGCCAGACGCATCTTCTTGGCCGAAGCACGCTTGGATGAGCCGAAGCTCGAGTGCGACAGAAAGGCCACCTTCGGCGGCAGGCCGAAGCGTTGAATTTCCTGCACGGCCATCCAGGCGATCTCGGCGAGCTGTTCCGCGCCGGGGTCTTCGTTCACGTAGGTATCGGCAATGAAGAGCGGCCCGCCGCGCTCCGTCATCAGCGCATTGAGGGCCGCGTAATTGCTCACGCCGGGCTGCAGGCCGATGATGCTGTGGATGCGCTCGAGATGGGTCTCGTAGCTGCCGGCAAGGCCGCAGATCATGGCGTCGGCGTCGCCCAGGGCGACCATCAGCGAGGCAATGATGGTGTTGGAGCGACGCACCGCCGCCGCGGCCACCTCGGGCGTGACGCCGTTGCGGCCCATGAGTCGTTGGTAATGTTCCCGGTACTGGTTGAGACGCGGATCTTGCTCGGGGTTGACGTTCTCGACATCGTCCCCGAGACGCATGCGCAAGCCGGCCTTCTCGATGTGGGCCTGGATCACGGCAGGACGTCCGATCAGGATGGGCCGAGCCAGGCGATCGTCGAGCGCGATCTGGGCGGCCCGCAGGGCGCGCTCGTCCTCGCCGTCGGCAAAGGCCACGCGCTTCCGCGTATCGGGCAAGGCCCTGGCGGCATTGATGACCGGACGCATCAGGATGCCGGTTTGGGAGACGAAGAGCATCAGGCTCTCTCGGTAAGCCTGCATGTCGGGAATGGGGCGCATGGCCACCCCCGAGTCGGCCGCGGCTTGAGCCACGGCGGGCGCAATGCGCAGGATCAGACGCGTGTCGAAGGGCTTGGGGATCAGATAATCGGGGCCGAAGACCAGGTCCTGACCGGCGTATGCCGTCGCCACCTCGGCACTGCTCTCGCTCTTGGCCAGATCGGCGATCTCGCGAACACAGGCGAGCTTCATCTCCTCCGTGATCTTGGTGGCGCCGCTGTCGAGTGCACCCCGAAAGATATAGGGGAAGCACAGGACATTGTTGACCTGATTGGGGTAGTCAGAGCGTCCGGTGGCGATGATGCAATCGGGCCGCGCGAGCTTGGCCAGCTCCGGACGGATCTCCGGCTCGGGGTTGGCCAGGGCCAGAATGATGGGCCGATCGGCCATGGTCTTGACCATCTCCACGGTCAGCACGCCGGGTGCGGAGCAACCCAAAAAGACATCGGCGCCGTCGACCACATCGGCCAGGGTGCGCGCGTCGGTCTGCTGCGCATAGCGGGCCTTGGAGGCGTCGAACCCGCCGGGACGGCCCTCGTAGATCACGCCCTTGGAATCGACCATGAAGACATGCTCGCGCCGGATCCCCAGACCGACCATCACGTCGACGCAGGCGATCGCTGCCGCACCGGCACCCGAAACAGCCATCTTCACGGTATCGATGGTCTTGCCGACCAGTTCCAAGGCGTTCAGCAGCGCGGCGCCGGAGATGATGGCCGTGCCGTGCTGATCGTCATGGAACACCGGGATGTTCATACGCTCGCTGAGCTGGCGCTCGATGTAGAAGCATTCCGGGGCCTTGATGTCTTCCAGGTTGATGCCGCCCAGCGTCGGTTCGAGCGCGGCGATGATCTCCACCAGCTTGTCCGGATCACGCTCGGCCAGCTCGATGTCGAACACATCGATGCCCGCGAATTTCTTGAACAGACAACCCTTGCCCTCCATCACGGGTTTTGCAGCCAAGGGGCCGATGTCGCCCAAGCCGAGCACGGCCGTGCCGTTGGTCACCACCCCCACCAGATTTCCGCGCGAGGTGTACTCCGCCGCAAGCGCCGGGTCGGCCTGGATATCGAGACAGGGATAGGCGACACCCGGCGAGTAGGCCAGGGAGAGATCGCGCTGGTTCGACAGCGGCTTGGAGGGCGTGACGGCGATCTTGCCGCGAGTCGGGCTGCGGTGGTACTCCCGAGCGGCGTCGCGCAATGCCTGCTCGGCGGTGGACAGATTCGGTGTCATTGGAGTGCAAACGTTCCGTGGTTGATGATTGACGTTCGGCAGACAAGGTCATCAGGGGCGCCTGTGTCGGGGAATGCCTTGTTCACGAGATCGGACGCGTGGACAAGCGCCCATAAGGTGGACAATCGTCGTAAGCTGGACAAGCGTCGTAGGGTGGACTAGCGTAGCGCAGTCCACCAGCGCCGGTGCATGCCTCGGTGGACTTCGCTCGCGCTCGTCCACCCGACCGTTACTTGAACCGCGCCGGCTCCAACCGTCGTCAAGTCTGCCGGGGCCGATCCCATCCATAAACATCCTAATCCCGCGCTGGGCGCGGTTTAAGCCGGCAAGAAATCATCCGCGAGGATCTGCTCGATTGTCCACGGGCAGTCGTCCGGGAAAGCACCCATTCCCGTTTCGTTGATCGCGAGCGTGACTGCATCGGCCCAAATCGCCCCCTGCCGTTCGGCGTCGGCCAGTCTCGGCTTCAAGCTCGGCACCTGTTTGAGATGAAATGCCAGGGCCTTGCGTTGCTCCTTGATCGTTCGCCGCCAACTCGTGCTTTGGCGCTCGGGCTGGTACTGCCATTTGATGAGATGCGCCATCAGCACAGCCATGCGGCTCGCCAGCTCGCGTTGTTCGCTCTTGCCCACGTCTTCGATTTCCTCGGCGATGTGTTCCAGATCCAGCTGATCCAACCGACCCGCGCGGATCAGGCGCGCTTGCTCGTTCGCCCAGGCAACAACGTCTGCGTCATAGTTGATGGTCGTCATCGTGCGCTCCACTCCAACCCGTGTGTCCCAGTATAAACGAGGCATCCACCCGGCCTCGCACACACCCTCTGCACTCACGGGTATCGCGGCGGATCGCGCCTGGCGATAGCGTTCGGGAAGGGATTCTGCCGAACCCATGGCCGGAAACCAGGACGGGATCTACTCGCCGATAACCTGATCGCCTATCCTTGCGTGCTCGGTAGATGCCTCGGAGAGATGCACGGCATGGACAGAAACCGATTCGACATCCAATTCAGTGGAGACCTCGTTCCCGGGACCGACGTGCTCGCGGCTCGGCAGCGGATCCAGCACACGTTCAACCTCTCCGACGCGGCTGTCGGTCACCTCTTCGGCGGCACGCCGGTCACGGTCAGGCGGGGTGTCGACAGCGAGACCGCGGCGCGCTACCAGAGCGCCTTCCGTGAAGCCGGCGCGCTGATTCGGATCGTCCCTGCCTCGAACGAACGTGCGCCGGCTCCTCTCTCCCTCGATCCGTTCGGGTGGTCGGGACAGGGTGCGAACCGGAATCAGACCCGGACTCGGCCGAAATCCATGTTCGACCGGTTGTTTCACCATTTCGAGAAGGCGCTGGCCGCGGTCCTGCTGGTGTTGATCTCGGTTGTCGCCGTGATCGCCGTCATCGAGCTTTGCTTCGTACTATACAAAGACATCGTCAGCCAGAAGGGTCTGTTTCTTCTGGACTTAAACGAGCTGTTTGAAGTCTTCGGCATGTTCCTGATGGTGTTGATCGCGATCGAGCTGATGGCGAGCGTCTACATGTACATGATGGACAAGTCCGTCCACGTCGAGATCATGCTGTTGATCGCCATCACCGCGCTGACCCGCAAGGTGGTCGTCTTGGATCTGGAAAGCAAAGGTGATCCGGCCATGTACATGTTCGGTCTGGCTGCGCTCCTGGGCACGCTGATCGGGGGTTACTACCTCGTCAAACGGCTCACCGGTCCCGGCGACGGTCATTGATCCGGCGACGGCTCGCCGCCCCGCGGGATGCGATCCTTGTTGATCTCCAACCACTTTCGGAACGACTTCAATGCGGGATTCAGTGCGCGGGCGACTGCCGGATCGCGCGCACCGCAAAAATCGGCTTCGAAGTCGCACTTGAACTGGAACATGTTTCCCAGGTCTTCCGCGCCGGGAAAACCCAAGCCGCGGTAGACCTCCGGCGGGATGGCTCGATAGTCCACCGCCTCCCCGAACGCGTCGGCGAGGGCGGCAGCCATCTGCTCGCCGGTCAGGTGCTCGCCTGCGATACCGACCGTCTGACCGATGTACTTCTCGCCCTGCTTGAAGATGCCGTACGCGCACCGCCCGATGTCGTCGGCGGCAATGCCCGGCAGCTTCTTGTCGTCCATCGGCAGCGTGAAGACGAGACGACCGTCGGCCTCGCGCCGTGGCCCCATGCCGAAGTGGATGAGGTTGTCCCAGTAGAAGGAGGTCAGCAGGAAGGTCGTCGGCACGCCCAGCTCGGTGAAGATGCGGTTGGAGTCGCCCTTGGCATCGAAGTGCGGGACCTTGTAGTGCTCCATGAGGGTCGGCATCCGCGCGTCCTCGAGCGGCACCCACAGGCGGGTGTCCTCGAGGGTCGACCAGATGGCGTGGCGCAGACCGGCGGCCTTCGCTGCAGCGGCCATGTTCCGGGCCTCGTCCTTCTCTTTCGCGGGAGAAAAATGCTCCCAGAAGAAGGTGACGAAATAGGCCCCGTAGGCCCCGTCCAGGGCGCGGCGTACGCTGGCCTCGTCGTCGAGATCGGCCGCGACGACCTGCGCGCCCATCTCGGTCAACGCTTGGGCCTTGTCCGAGTCGACATGACGCGTCACGGCACGCACGGCAAAACCCCCGTCCGGGTCGTCGAGAATGGCGCGTGCCAAACCGCCGCCCTGTGCCCCCGTCGCGCCGAAAACGGCAATCATCTTTGCGTTGCTCATGATCGTGACCTCGAAGAATCGACAAGAGCCGTGGCGGCCGGAGCACACCGGGCTCGGGTGTTTTGCGACCCGACGAGTATACTGCGGCGCCGGCATCTTGCCGGAACCTCATCCGTACACTCAGACGCCGGTATTCCTCCTTGCCCAGCCCGCCGAGAACCCACGACACCGAACGCTCCGTTTGTTGCGTCGGCCCGATCCGCAGTCATCGGCTCGGCGACCGTTCGGCGGTCGCGCTTTGAGCGCGCCATCCGATGTTCAGGCCCGACGGGTCGGGATCGGCGTCGTCCTCGCCTGTCTCGCACTGCTGTCCCTGTTGCTTGCCCTGGGGCTTTACGCCCATCCGACAAGCGACGATTTCGATTATGCCTATGTCGCCCGCGAGCATGGCGTCCTTGGCGGGGTCATCCATTTCTATCAGAACTGGAGCGGTCGCTATGGGAGCGCGGCCATCACGCTCGCATTCGGCCGCTGGGTCGATCTCGCGCAGTCCTATTGGACGGTCACTGCCGCGAGCCTCTTGACCCTCTATGCGGCCTTTCTCTACGCAGTTCGCGCACTCTGTCGGCTGGTCGGGATCGGCCGTCCACTCATGCTCGGTCATCTTGCCTTCCTGTTCTACGTGCTGTTCATCCCGAGACTCGACACTGCCTTTTACTGGCTGGCCGGGGCCGCAACCTACCAAGCGGGCAACGCCTTGTTTCTCGTCTTCGTCGGGGTCTGGGCCGATTACTTCGGCGGTCCG
The sequence above is drawn from the Thiocapsa rosea genome and encodes:
- the putA gene encoding bifunctional proline dehydrogenase/L-glutamate gamma-semialdehyde dehydrogenase PutA, whose protein sequence is MDPARLPVRAAIDALTRADEAACVRACLADLDLAADALERIDTTARRLVESVRLSGGRLGGLDAFLQEYGLSTPEGVTLMCIAEALLRIPDTGTRDRLILDKLAPADWDRHLGQSQSLLVNASTLALMLTGRVVKLGRTQDDSAGTLIGRLVGRLGEPVVREALAQAMRNLALQFVMGSSIDEALDRARTGEAKGYTYSYDMLGEAACTAADAERYFGTYRDAIRTIGTAAKGRGPVAGPGISVKLSALHPRYEAAQRGRVMAELLPRLLALAQAAAELDIGLTIDAEEADRLDLSLDLVAALAGDPALGDWRGLGVAVQAYQKRAPAVIDWLGALAGRHRRRLMVRLVKGAYWDTEIKRAQEGGQSGYPVFTRKAATDVSYLACARRLLARADRLYPQFATHNAHTIAAVLELAGRTRGFEFQRLHGMGEALYQRVVEDGDLGVGCRIYAPVGRHEDLLPYLVRRLLENGANSSFVNRLRDERLPIEAIVRDPVAQMRTHAGQPHPRIPLPRAILLPERTIARGLDLASPGELMLLRDAMCAADGPWTAAPIIDGTIAEAGLRPVVSPADRTREIGGVREADPAEIERALDLAAKAAPAWAARDLEERATCLERAADALEADLPAFMALAVREAGKTLPDALAEVREAVDFCRYYAARARAGGGPEPALQGSMSGRAARVEGGVFVCISPWNFPLAIFIGQVSAALVAGNAVLAKPAEQTPLIAARAVRLLHRAGVPGAVLHLLPGEGARVGAALVADPRIAGVCFTGSTEVAHSINRQLAGQSDRRRVLIAETGGINAMIVDSTALTEQVIRDVLAGAFRSAGQRCSALRLLFLQEDIAEHTLDMLAGAMDELRLGDPGLLDTDVGPVIDGAAAAMLEAHAQRMEREARLIQRVAPGPGTEQGWFVAPAAYELEHAGQLEREVFGPLLHVVRFAPDALDAVVDSINAKGYGLTLGVHTRIDATWRRIAARARIGNIYINRNQIGALVGIQPFGGRGLSGTGPKAGGPYYLERLVAARPAACVLGDVSRGGTEVGRTDRLQEAGTPGPRAPTGPLTGLSRRDLEEALRRADDALPPDLKTRATILDRVATRVESAAGPALIALAARARAMLAAPLTLAGPTGEENQLLLEPRGRIACVAEDPAVLAVQIGAALVTGNRVIAVGSDADRTAQHFIDAGAPIALFALIPPGTDADLDDLAADPRLDGLAFHGTDALAARLDAALARSEGPIRPLILWADVGAGIGIPPAGSPGWMRRFLTEKTLSRDTTASGGNALLLAAAEDEGGRRPPPIRPSRPPLD
- a CDS encoding NADP-dependent malic enzyme, coding for MTPNLSTAEQALRDAAREYHRSPTRGKIAVTPSKPLSNQRDLSLAYSPGVAYPCLDIQADPALAAEYTSRGNLVGVVTNGTAVLGLGDIGPLAAKPVMEGKGCLFKKFAGIDVFDIELAERDPDKLVEIIAALEPTLGGINLEDIKAPECFYIERQLSERMNIPVFHDDQHGTAIISGAALLNALELVGKTIDTVKMAVSGAGAAAIACVDVMVGLGIRREHVFMVDSKGVIYEGRPGGFDASKARYAQQTDARTLADVVDGADVFLGCSAPGVLTVEMVKTMADRPIILALANPEPEIRPELAKLARPDCIIATGRSDYPNQVNNVLCFPYIFRGALDSGATKITEEMKLACVREIADLAKSESSAEVATAYAGQDLVFGPDYLIPKPFDTRLILRIAPAVAQAAADSGVAMRPIPDMQAYRESLMLFVSQTGILMRPVINAARALPDTRKRVAFADGEDERALRAAQIALDDRLARPILIGRPAVIQAHIEKAGLRMRLGDDVENVNPEQDPRLNQYREHYQRLMGRNGVTPEVAAAAVRRSNTIIASLMVALGDADAMICGLAGSYETHLERIHSIIGLQPGVSNYAALNALMTERGGPLFIADTYVNEDPGAEQLAEIAWMAVQEIQRFGLPPKVAFLSHSSFGSSKRASAKKMRLARDLFVASHPEIECDGELHGDAALEEDIRSRYLAETTLGGSANLLICPNLDAANILYTVLKTTTSGGVTVGPILMGAAATACILTPAATVRRTLNMTTLAVASAAAARDLPDSRHVQVAEGPSAASIEGAPRVLG